The window TGGATGAATTGATAAAGTGTGGCGTATGTGATAGTTACTTGCTTAGATGGTGCTGGATCTGTTCAGAGGGGATAATTAACAAAGCTCTTGGTTTATTTAGGAAGGATGCTTTGCCTGCTTGGCATTGCTTTATTACAGAGAGTTGTTTCGTCATCTATGATAAGACTTTTAGAAGACATTGAGCCGAGTTACTGAACAAATGCGGGCAGCACGCAGAGAATGCTGGATTGCTTTGTTGCTTCTATTGCTTCAGTTGTTTAGAATACTCTTGTGACCGCTATGTCATTACACTACAATTGATAAGCCTTTATGTGTTTGTTCCATTTTGACCCCTAACGTTCTAGGTAGAATGTGAATGAAGTCATTTGTTTTGCTGCATCTTTTGTTTGAGGTATTACGATAGAGAGTATCTCTTGCTACTGTTTATGTCATCGTGCCTCGTGCTACAATCTTAGAAGCTTTAAATTTTGTCATATTGCTAAGTACAATGTGAGTGCCTGAATTGTATCACTTGGTAATTCATACATATGAAAGCAAAGGCTGCAAACAAATGTAATATATGAATAGCAACTCGACCTGATGGTACATGCCTGGCACAATATAACGCATCCTGTTCCATCATCCATTTTGTCTATTTCTTAAGCTCTTAGCTCTGCCTGGCTATTACTTTGTCCTCATGACGCAACGTATCCTGTTTTGGCTAGTCCATCTGTTTTGGAAGTACTTTTGCATGGAAGTCTTAGTCAACCCTTGGTTTCCCAGTTCAATGAATGTTTCATTTTTATTCTTTTCAGCATCTACCTACCTTTCGTGTTGTAATATAATTGGCTATACCAACATGTACAAATATTCTTGCCTGAAAGACTGATGTTGGAGTTGTACCTATTCTGTACCATTGTATTTTGTCCTTCGCTTGTCATATACATGTTCAGATGTTCTTACATGCAGTTCGAGAAAGAAGAAGCCTGTCGTCTGTTGAAACGCCAACCAGAAGCTGAGAAATTACGAACTGATACTAATGCAGATATGTCTGAAGATCTATTTGAAGGAGAAAAGGGAGAAGATGCTGGTGATCCCTCAGTTGCGTATGGTGACAGCACCACAGGGAGCTCACCTAAGACGAGTTCAATTGACAAGCTATACATAGTACTGATAAGGTACAAAGTATTATTTTAAgtaaccctttttttttaccatttgtGAATCATTCAGCATAACATCAGGACGAAAAATTCAATTTAATCAAACTACTTTAGTCAAATTTCTTAAGGTAATAGTAGTAGCTGCTATCTGTGtcgatttttctttcttttttattaggAACTTCTCCATACTTCCTGAGTAAACTGCAGCCGAGTTCCTCATCATTCTGTACTATAAGAATAATTCAAAGAAAATCCGACAAATGAAGCAGTAATTTCAAATAACGAGATGGCAGTATTCTTGTTTATCATGACATTTATTTGGCCATGTCCATGACACTGAAGAACTCTCTCCTGTTCTGGGCTTCTAGGCACATGAAAAGAAACGAAGTCCAAAGCATTATCTAGCTTTGATGCCCTGATTCTGTAGATTTCCTTGATTCCTTCTAGTCCAAGTGTAATGCTCGTGCATTTTGCATTCCTCTGTCTATTTAGGTATTCACAAGCTTGAAGTGGTATACAATGAATACTGGCTCTAGTAGGATGACCTCATTATCATTTTGCGCACTTTGCATGCCTTTTTAGGAAAGAGTGGATCGACGCTGCTATTTTAGCATGCATTTTGTTTCTGCATCTGATTCTGTTGCAGagtttatattatattatatatttatgtgTCTATTTCCTTAGCTTTTGGGCAGTCTGTTGCTACTGTTGAAAGAACAAGAGCCACAACTTAGAATTGACAAGATATAAATGTATCACATGTTTAACAAACAATCATACATCTTTTGAACAGCTTCATAATGGGCAGCCGACCAAAATTTtccatgttgattttataatccATGCTCACGTGGAAACGGTGTCTGTTACTCTATCCTTGAAGCCAATTTGTAATGTTCATTAATCAGTTCATGCTTCGTACTGCAGCCTACATGGTCTGGTCCGTGGTGAGAACATGGAGCTAGGACGAGATTCAGATACTGGTGGCCAGGTAATGCTGCTACTATATCATGATTGTGCACATGGGATCCCAATCTCTGGCAACACAAATTTATTTATGACTATATCATACTGGGACTACAAATACTATTATGTATACTGACATTCtaatattttcaactcaaaatttactTGAGTGTATTTTAATTTGAATCCTTTTATGTTTAGGATGCAGTCTTAAATTTTGAGTTAGGTTCTAATATCCAATGGTTGTTATGGCCCActggacatttttttttgtggggggtCAGGGTGGGGGTAGGGGTAGatgttcttttcctttttggTGGTAATTTCTAGTACTTTTACACTTTTTCCTGAGAAAACTAAGGCCTTTTGCATTATCTGTTAGTGTATGACAGATTTACAGACCTTTTCTCTATTTCCATTTCTAGTTTATCTACTGAGATTTTTCTCATAGCAGAAGTTccaacaagttcttaaatataTATTCACATACCATTTTGTAGGTCAAATATGTGGTTGAACTTGCTAAAGCGTTGAGTTCATCTCCTGGAGTTTACAGGGTTGATTTGCTGACAAGACAAATCTTGGCACCAAATTTCGATCGTAGTTATGGTGAACCTACAGAAATGTTGGTTTCAACAAGCTTTAAAAATTCTAAACAGGAAAAGGGTGAGAACAGTGGTGCATACATCATTCGGATACCATTTGGACCAAAAGACAAATACCTAGCTAAAGAACATCTATGGCCTTTCATTCAAGAATTTGTTGATGGTGCACTTGGCCATATCGTGCGGATGTCAAAAACCATTGGTGAAGAAATTGGCTGTGGGCATCCAGTATGGCCTGCTGTGATTCATGGACACTATGCCAGTGCAGGAATAGCTGCTGCTCTGTTGTCTGGGTCTCTTAATATTCCTATGGCATTTACAGGCCATTTTCTTGGTAAGGACAAATTGGAAGGGCTTCTCAAGCAAGGGCGACATTCAAGGGAACAAATAAATATGACATACAAAATAATGTGCCGAATTGAGGCAGAGGAATTATCTCTTGATGCATCTGAAATTGTTATTGCTAGCACTAGACAGGAGATAGAAGAGCAGTGGAACTTGTATGATGGTTTTGAGGTTATACTTGCAAGGAAGCTTCGGGCAAGAGTTAAGCGTGGTGCTAACTGCTATGGCCGTTATATGCCTCGTATGGTTGTGAGTATACACATTTTCCTCCCCTTGCACAACAATTTCTAAATTATTGGGAAAGTATATGTTACACCTTAGGGCTTTTGGCATTAGCACCAGCTGCCTAGCTGTAGTTGCAAGCATCGTCAATAACCCCTAATGTTTATTGCTTTCCTATTCCTGATTTTTCAGATAATACCTCCTGGTGTTGAATTTGGTCATATCATTCACGATTTTGAAATGGATGGTGAAGAAGAAAATCCATGTCCAGCCTCTGAGGACCCACCCATTTGGTCTCAGGTCACTGCACTTCCTTTAGAATCCTACAGAGATCTCAGTTACTAGTATAACCTTTATTCAGTATTTCTTGTCTTATTGAGGATAGTTTGTTCTGCCTGTTAAACCTGTACCTGAGTTTGATCACTGATAATCTGTACATGTGCAACTGATGACAGATAATGCGCTTCTTTACAAATCCTAGGAAGCCTATGATTCTGGCTGTTGCTCGTCCATATCCTGAAAAGAATATTACATCACTTGTAAAGGCATTTGGTGAATGTCGCCCTCTAAGGGAGCTAGCAAATCTGGTAAGATTGGACTTAAACCATCTCGATGTTCTGTGGTTTGGTTCTCTGTAATGTCATAATCATATTGTATAGTGTACAAAATGATATATATTTCCTAGACTATTAGGTGCTAATTTTATTATGCATTGCAGACACTGATAATGGGTAACCGTGAGGCCATTTCTAAGATGAACAACATGAGTGCTGCTGTCTTGACCTCAGTGCTTACATTGATTGATGAATATGACTTGTATGGTCAAGTGGCTTATCCCAAGCATCATAAGCACTCTGAAGTTCCAGACATTTATCGTTTAGCTGCCAGGACAAAGGTATGCTATTCCTGAAATAAAGCAAAGAAACTTTTCtatgttttagtttttttatgctGCTTTTATGTTCTGTAAGTGTTCTTGGTTGAAATCTACCAttcaatgtactccctccattccacctTTTACCACAATGTGTGCCTTGCCCATTGAAGAAATTGAGATTGCAAGATTTCCACACTCCAGCTCTATTTGATTCAGTAAAAAAGTGGATAATTGGCTGTAGATAGCATTTAAAAGGGGGTACATATGGTCATTTTACATTagctttttttaaatagatttagTCCCTCCTTGGTCTGTGGCGCAACTTTGAATGGACAGATATTGTGAAATGGGGTGGGCtcttgtttcttctttttttctcctacGTCGCTTTGCAGAAGAACCCCatgttgcaatttttttaagcaatgtTTTTGCTGAAACAAAGATTGTTTTCTTGATTTTTAAAACTgaagtatctttttttttcttatggtaTAATAGGCAGAAGGCATCAGTACCTTATGTTCCTTTCCCACTTACTTTGGTGTTGATCATCTGTTGATCTTCTGCAGGGTGCTTTTGTGAATGTGGCTTATTTTGAACAATTTGGTGTTACCCTAATAGAGGTCAGAACTTTGAGAGCTCAACTTGCCTTTTCCAGCTGTTCAACTTTTTCAGTGTCCTAAACTCCAAATCATAACCAGTTTATTATATCTATATGCAGGCTGCTATGAATGGTTTGCCtattattgcaacaaaaaatgGAGCTCCTGTAGAAATTAATCAGGTGTGTATATGTTCTACCATGTTATATGTCAAAAATACAACAACGCACTGAAGGGGTAAATCACTTTACTTTCTTGTGGATGTTTCATGCAGGTGCTGAACAATGGTCTCCTTGTTGATCCACATGATCAGAATGCCATTGCAGATGCACTGTATAAGCTTCTTTCTGACAAACAACTTTG of the Oryza sativa Japonica Group chromosome 2, ASM3414082v1 genome contains:
- the LOC4328527 gene encoding probable sucrose-phosphate synthase 2 yields the protein MLRHFSALAPSPLLFLLFLPFPWLRLHSSAHSSPPPRSRRDLHGGGGGMAGNDNWINSYLDAILDAGKAAIGGDRPSLLLRERGHFSPARYFVEEVITGYDETDLYKTWLRANAMRSPQERNTRLENMTWRIWNLARKKKEFEKEEACRLLKRQPEAEKLRTDTNADMSEDLFEGEKGEDAGDPSVAYGDSTTGSSPKTSSIDKLYIVLISLHGLVRGENMELGRDSDTGGQVKYVVELAKALSSSPGVYRVDLLTRQILAPNFDRSYGEPTEMLVSTSFKNSKQEKGENSGAYIIRIPFGPKDKYLAKEHLWPFIQEFVDGALGHIVRMSKTIGEEIGCGHPVWPAVIHGHYASAGIAAALLSGSLNIPMAFTGHFLGKDKLEGLLKQGRHSREQINMTYKIMCRIEAEELSLDASEIVIASTRQEIEEQWNLYDGFEVILARKLRARVKRGANCYGRYMPRMVIIPPGVEFGHIIHDFEMDGEEENPCPASEDPPIWSQIMRFFTNPRKPMILAVARPYPEKNITSLVKAFGECRPLRELANLTLIMGNREAISKMNNMSAAVLTSVLTLIDEYDLYGQVAYPKHHKHSEVPDIYRLAARTKGAFVNVAYFEQFGVTLIEAAMNGLPIIATKNGAPVEINQVLNNGLLVDPHDQNAIADALYKLLSDKQLWSRCRENGLKNIHQFSWPEHCKNYLSRILTLGPRSPAIGGKQEQKAPISGRKHIIVISVDSVNKEDLVRIIRNTIEVTRTEKMSGSTGFVLSTSLTISEIRSLLVSAGMLPTVFDAFICNSGSNIYYPLYSGDTPSSSQVTPAIDQNHQAHIEYRWGGEGLRKYLVKWATSVVERKGRIERQIIFEDPEHSSTYCLAFRVVNPNHLPPLKELRKLMRIQSLRCNALYNHSATRLSVVPIHASRSQALRYLCIRWGIELPNVAVLVGESGDSDYEELLGGLHRTVILKGEFNIPANRIHTVRRYPLQDVVALDSSNIIGIEGYSTDDMKSALQQIGVLTQ
- the LOC4328527 gene encoding probable sucrose-phosphate synthase 2 isoform X2; protein product: MQFEKEEACRLLKRQPEAEKLRTDTNADMSEDLFEGEKGEDAGDPSVAYGDSTTGSSPKTSSIDKLYIVLISLHGLVRGENMELGRDSDTGGQVKYVVELAKALSSSPGVYRVDLLTRQILAPNFDRSYGEPTEMLVSTSFKNSKQEKGENSGAYIIRIPFGPKDKYLAKEHLWPFIQEFVDGALGHIVRMSKTIGEEIGCGHPVWPAVIHGHYASAGIAAALLSGSLNIPMAFTGHFLGKDKLEGLLKQGRHSREQINMTYKIMCRIEAEELSLDASEIVIASTRQEIEEQWNLYDGFEVILARKLRARVKRGANCYGRYMPRMVIIPPGVEFGHIIHDFEMDGEEENPCPASEDPPIWSQIMRFFTNPRKPMILAVARPYPEKNITSLVKAFGECRPLRELANLTLIMGNREAISKMNNMSAAVLTSVLTLIDEYDLYGQVAYPKHHKHSEVPDIYRLAARTKGAFVNVAYFEQFGVTLIEAAMNGLPIIATKNGAPVEINQVLNNGLLVDPHDQNAIADALYKLLSDKQLWSRCRENGLKNIHQFSWPEHCKNYLSRILTLGPRSPAIGGKQEQKAPISGRKHIIVISVDSVNKEDLVRIIRNTIEVTRTEKMSGSTGFVLSTSLTISEIRSLLVSAGMLPTVFDAFICNSGSNIYYPLYSGDTPSSSQVTPAIDQNHQAHIEYRWGGEGLRKYLVKWATSVVERKGRIERQIIFEDPEHSSTYCLAFRVVNPNHLPPLKELRKLMRIQSLRCNALYNHSATRLSVVPIHASRSQALRYLCIRWGIELPNVAVLVGESGDSDYEELLGGLHRTVILKGEFNIPANRIHTVRRYPLQDVVALDSSNIIGIEGYSTDDMKSALQQIGVLTQ
- the LOC4328527 gene encoding probable sucrose-phosphate synthase 2 isoform X1, yielding MAPRERDAEPAGEEHAAGEHDVEDLEPREEEEGDMSEDLFEGEKGEDAGDPSVAYGDSTTGSSPKTSSIDKLYIVLISLHGLVRGENMELGRDSDTGGQVKYVVELAKALSSSPGVYRVDLLTRQILAPNFDRSYGEPTEMLVSTSFKNSKQEKGENSGAYIIRIPFGPKDKYLAKEHLWPFIQEFVDGALGHIVRMSKTIGEEIGCGHPVWPAVIHGHYASAGIAAALLSGSLNIPMAFTGHFLGKDKLEGLLKQGRHSREQINMTYKIMCRIEAEELSLDASEIVIASTRQEIEEQWNLYDGFEVILARKLRARVKRGANCYGRYMPRMVIIPPGVEFGHIIHDFEMDGEEENPCPASEDPPIWSQIMRFFTNPRKPMILAVARPYPEKNITSLVKAFGECRPLRELANLTLIMGNREAISKMNNMSAAVLTSVLTLIDEYDLYGQVAYPKHHKHSEVPDIYRLAARTKGAFVNVAYFEQFGVTLIEAAMNGLPIIATKNGAPVEINQVLNNGLLVDPHDQNAIADALYKLLSDKQLWSRCRENGLKNIHQFSWPEHCKNYLSRILTLGPRSPAIGGKQEQKAPISGRKHIIVISVDSVNKEDLVRIIRNTIEVTRTEKMSGSTGFVLSTSLTISEIRSLLVSAGMLPTVFDAFICNSGSNIYYPLYSGDTPSSSQVTPAIDQNHQAHIEYRWGGEGLRKYLVKWATSVVERKGRIERQIIFEDPEHSSTYCLAFRVVNPNHLPPLKELRKLMRIQSLRCNALYNHSATRLSVVPIHASRSQALRYLCIRWGIELPNVAVLVGESGDSDYEELLGGLHRTVILKGEFNIPANRIHTVRRYPLQDVVALDSSNIIGIEGYSTDDMKSALQQIGVLTQ